One segment of Ipomoea triloba cultivar NCNSP0323 chromosome 12, ASM357664v1 DNA contains the following:
- the LOC115998655 gene encoding probable bifunctional TENA-E protein — protein MIETWMKKHAPLYTAATRHPFILSIRDGSIDVSAFKRWLGQDYLFVRAFVPFVASVLLKACKESDEGSDMEVILGGVASLNDEISWFKAEASKWNVPLTTLLPQKANLDYCSFLESLISPEVEYTVAVTAFWAIEAVYQESFAHCLQEGSKTREDLKETCERWGNDGFGQYCKSLQSIANRCLSKAPDDVVSRAERVVLRVLELEVEFWNMSLEEI, from the exons ATGATCGAAACATGGATGAAAAAACACGCGCCGCTATACACAGCGGCGACTCGACACCCTTTCATCCTCAGCATCCGCGATGGCTCTATTGATGTCTCAGCTTTCAAACGTTGGCTG GGGCAGGATTATCTTTTCGTGAGAGCATTTGTGCCCTTTGTAGCGAGTGTATTGCTGAAAGCTTGCAAGGAGTCAGATGAAGGCTCTGATATGGAGGTTATTTTAGGGGGTGTGGCTTCCTTAAATGATGAAATATCATGGTTCAAGGCAGAAGCTTCCAAGTGGAATGTTCCATTGACCACTCTCCTTCCTCAGAAGGCCAATCTCGATTACTGCAG TTTCTTAGAGAGCCTAATAAGCCCAGAAGTTGAATATACAGTGGCTGTTACCGCTTTCTGGGCGATTGAAGCTGTCTATCAAGAAAGCTTTGCCCACTGTCTGCAAGAAGGCTCTAAAACCCGAGAAGATCTAAAGGAGACCTGTGAAAGATGGGGCAATGATGGTTTTGGTCAATATTGCAAGTCCCTTCAATCTATTGCAAATCGCTGTCTAAGCAAGGCACCAGATGACGTCGTCTCAAGAGCTGAACGTGTAGTTTTACGCGTTCTGGAGCTTGAAGTTGAGTTCTGGAACATGAGCCTTGAGGAAATCTGA
- the LOC115998653 gene encoding uncharacterized protein LOC115998653, with protein sequence MLAFAVSSTPIPPPPPPSSATINHLSTTNFPSHGFKSRRLSLLKSPSPKLSPRRNLFAVCAAENGDGDVTSADNNGKGKRENGLNSNGSGGGKGNNGRPKLNLRWVDLLLDPDPENIVAVGLTGLLTWASVQILLQLFVISLAILIAALKYSFIAALLIFILITLL encoded by the coding sequence ATGTTAGCCTTCGCTGTGTCTTCAACCCCCatcccgccgccgccgccgccgtcatCGGCCACCATTAATCACCTATCCACCACCAATTTCCCCTCACACGGATTCAAATCCCGCCGGCTCTCACTCCTCAAATCTCCGTCCCCTAAACTCAGCCCTAGAAGAAACCTCTTCGCAGTCTGCGCCGCGGAGAACGGCGACGGAGACGTCACGAGCGCGGACAACAATGGAAAAGGAAAGCGGGAGAACGGTCTGAACAGCAACGGCAGCGGCGGAGGAAAGGGGAATAATGGGCGGCCGAAATTGAATTTGAGATGGGTTGATCTGTTGCTCGACCCGGATCCGGAAAACATCGTGGCCGTTGGATTAACGGGCCTGCTGACGTGGGCGAGCGTGCAGATCCTGCTGCAGCTCTTCGTTATATCGTTGGCGATTTTGATTGCCGCTCTCAAGTACTCCTTCATAGCTGCCCTTCTCATTTTCATCCTCATCACTCTTCTTTGA
- the LOC115998203 gene encoding cytochrome P450 77A2-like: MDSPSSSSSFSSVSPYYHHIFTALACLISALIFFFSRKSKSKRLNLPPGPPGWPVVGNLFQVARSGKPFFQYVRDDLRPKYGPIFTLRMGTRTMIVISSAELVHEALIEKGQVFASRPRENPTRSIFSCNKFTVNAAVYGPVWRSLRRNMVQNMLSSSRLKEFRRAREVAMDKMIDKILTEAAANGGAVWVLRNARFAVFCILLAMCFGIEMDEEMITTVDQMMKKVLIVLDPRVDDYLPILSPFFSKQRKRAMEVRKEQIETIVPFIEKRRRALQNPGSDKTASSFSYLDTLFNLKIEGRKSEPTNAEMVTLVSEFLNGGTDTTGTAIEWAVARMIHAPALQSRLYDEIKRVVGERKVAEADVEKLPYLNAFVMELLRKHPPTHLSLTHAVIEPAKLGGYDVPTDCNVEIFLPGISEDPKIWPDPDAFDPDRFLSGKEAADITGVTGVKMIPFGVGRRICPGLNMAMMHVNLMIARLVQEFEWSVYPENGKVDFSEKWEFTVVMKNPLRAKVKPRA; the protein is encoded by the coding sequence ATGgattctccttcttcttcttcttctttttcctcagTTTCCCCATATTATCACCACATTTTCACTGCATTAGCATGCTTGATTTCCGCCTTAATCTTCTTCTTTTCACGAAAATCCAAGTCCAAGAGGCTGAACCTGCCGCCGGGCCCTCCCGGTTGGCCGGTGGTCGGAAATCTTTTCCAGGTGGCTCGCTCCGGGAAGCCGTTTTTTCAGTACGTGAGGGATGATCTTAGGCCCAAGTATGGGCCCATTTTCACTCTCAGAATGGGGACGAGAACTATGATTGTGATCAGCAGTGCGGAATTAGTCCACGAAGCTTTGATCGAGAAGGGCCAGGTTTTCGCGTCTCGGCCCAGGGAAAACCCGACGCGGTCCATTTTCAGCTGCAATAAGTTCACGGTGAACGCGGCGGTGTACGGCCCCGTGTGGCGGTCGTTGCGGCGGAATATGGTGCAGAATATGCTTAGCTCCTCTCGACTCAAGGAGTTCCGGCGCGCCAGAGAGGTCGCGATGGATAAGATGATCGATAAGATTTTAACGGAGGCGGCGGCGAACGGCGGCGCGGTTTGGGTGCTGAGAAACGCGCGTTTCGCGGTTTTCTGTATTTTGCTCGCTATGTGTTTTGGAATCGAAATGGACGAGGAAATGATCACCACCGTTGATCAGATGATGAAAAAGGTGTTGATTGTGCTTGATCCAAGGGTGGACGATTATCTCCCGATTTTAAGCCCTTTTTTctccaaacaaagaaaaagggcTATGGAGGTGAGGAAAGAGCAAATCGAAACGATCGTTCCGTTCATAGAAAAGCGCCGCCGCGCTTTGCAAAACCCTGGCTCGGACAAAACGGCGTCGTCCTTTTCCTACCTGGACACTCTGTTTAACCTCAAGATCGAAGGGAGGAAATCGGAGCCGACGAATGCGGAGATGGTGACACTTGTCTCCGAGTTCCTCAACGGCGGCACCGACACCACCGGCACCGCCATTGAATGGGCGGTGGCGCGTATGATCCACGCTCCGGCGTTACAGTCGCGTCTGTACGACGAAATCAAGCGCGTCGTCGGAGAGAGGAAAGTCGCCGAGGCCGACGTGGAGAAACTGCCGTACCTCAACGCCTTCGTAATGGAGCTTCTTCGCAAACACCCGCCGACGCACCTGTCGTTGACCCACGCGGTGATCGAGCCGGCGAAATTGGGCGGCTACGACGTTCCGACCGACTGCAACGTCGAGATTTTCCTGCCGGGGATTTCGGAGGATCCGAAGATATGGCCCGACCCGGACGCGTTCGACCCGGATCGATTCCTCTCCGGCAAGGAAGCCGCCGACATCACCGGCGTCACCGGAGTGAAGATGATCCCGTTCGGCGTCGGCCGGAGAATCTGCCCCGGCTTAAACATGGCGATGATGCACGTGAATCTGATGATTGCAAGGTTGGTTCAGGAATTCGAATGGTCCGTTTACCCGGAAAATGGCAAAGTGGATTTCAGTGAGAAATGGGAGTTCACTGTGGTGATGAAGAACCCTCTTAGAGCCAAGGTCAAGCCAAGGGCATAA
- the LOC115999697 gene encoding uncharacterized protein LOC115999697, which yields MSTSGNEDQNQRNTPVMEDSPSMRIEFLRARLLSERSVSRTAKQRADELTKKVAELEEQLNTVSLQRKKAEKATAAVLAILENHGIGDASDGFDSCSDQDAVMCESNVSDSKDEPKEARDNDGETYSSSEIDSSPSTGRSLSWKSDRDSLHSSNRKKYIDSARRSSSFASTGTSSKHVGKSCRRIRRRETRSTVEESYNKTSMHAARDNSGTTHTQDLLGTADFGTESRRDGLEHHAKSGQLEFPAFQVLENQNCTHEGDGDMEKALQHQAKLIGQYEDEERAQREWEEKYRENSSFMPDSCDLGNHSDVTEERDDMKASEQPSSSKTLCSRDQECKPERVDRHSSGVQEAPNDFQPPALDKMKSKKTVVSESSSPEFAFPVSKGNLDPVHSETSAHAPPYSFHQSSHLSAVSANPSEHASSSSDGSNLQKHDTSGGKYELALISHETNRSVRNVLEALEQAKVSLRQKLHSIPQIAGGPSAEVAAPPFPASEIRGRVEIPAGCPALFRLPTDLHRDTTSQAGYASLPPQFSMVNRSPETVSDMFFPSHFLESRYTSSAGSPFSSIPTNPSTQLGSRNAPWRPMFKPSVNTSLPSSSRSNLFDPQPSVASPFSSNHTFPTYTMTPQLSSPIGFSSTHPDRENNTPPPATRFSLYDDHVRPNMHR from the exons ATGTCTACTTCGGGAAATGAAGATCAGAATCAGAG GAATACTCCAGTCATGGAAGATTCACCTTCAATGAGAATTGAATTTCTTCGGGCACGATTACTGTCTGAAAGATCAGTCTCACGGACAGCAAAGCAGAGAGCTGATGAACTGACCAAGAAG GTTGCAGAACTGGAGGAACAGCTAAATACTGTCTCTCTTCAAAGAAAGAAAGCTGAGAAAGCCACTGCAGCTGTGCTAGCCATTTTAGAGAACCATGGTATCGGTGATGCTTCAGATGGTTTTGACTCATGCTCTGACCAGGATGCCGTGATGTGTGAATCTAATGTTTCTGATAGTAAAGACGAGCCCAAGGAAGCGAGGGATAATGATGGAGAAACCTACTCAAGCTCTGAGATTGACTCTTCTCCGTCTACTGGTAGAAGCTTGTCATGGAAAAGTGATAGAGACTCTCTGCATTCTTCGAACAGGAAGAAATACATAGATTCTGCCAGAAGATCTAGCAGTTTTGCATCAACTGGTACTTCATCCAAACATGTTGGTAAATCATGTCGGCGGATAAGGCGCAGGGAAACAAG ATCTACTGTTGAAGAATCATATAACAAAACTAGTATGCATGCTGCTCGGGATAATTCAGGAACTACACACACTCAGGATCTTCTTGGAACGGCTGACTTTGGTACTGAGTCACGTAGAGATGGCCTTGAACACCATGCTAAAAGTGGCCAATTGGAATTTCCAGCTTTTCAGGTACTCGAAAATCAAAACTGCACACATGAAGGTGATGGAGACATGGAAAAAGCTTTACAACATCAAGCAAAACTTATAGGTCAATATGAAGATGAAGAGAGAGCGCAGAGAGAATGGGAAGAAAAGTACAGAGAGAATTCCAGCTTTATGCCG GATTCATGTGACCTGGGAAACCATTCAGATGTGACTGAAGAAAGAGATGACATGAAAGCATCTGAACAACCATCCTCTTCTAAGACGTTATGTTCCCGAGACCAAGAATGCAAGCCAGAGAGAGTAGATAGACACTCTAGTGGAGTGCAGGAAGCTCCTAATGATTTCCAACCCCCTGCACTTGACAAAATGAAATCCAAGAAAACAGTTGTTTCTGAGTCCTCGTCACCGGAATTTGCTTTTCCTGTGTCTAAGGGAAATTTGGATCCAGTGCATTCCGAAACTAGTGCTCACGCACCTCCCTATAGCTTCCATCAGTCTTCACACTTGAGTGCTGTTTCCGCAAACCCCTCAGAGCATGCTTCATCTTCTTCTGATGGCAGTAATTTGCAAAAGCATGACACTTCAGGGGGAAAATATGAACTTGCTTTGATCTCCCATGAGACGAACAGAAGTGTAAGAAATGTCCTCGAGGCACTGGAACAAGCTAAAGTATCACTGAGACAGAAACTCCACAGCATACCACAGATAGCGGGTGGACCTTCAGCCGAGGTTGCTGCACCCCCCTTTCCTGCCAGTGAAATTCGTGGAAGAGTGGAGATTCCTGCTGGATGCCCGGCGCTTTTCAGATTGCCAACAGACTTACATCGGGATACAACTTCTCAAGCAGGCTATGCTTCTCTTCCTCCACAATTCAGTATGGTAAATCGTTCCCCCGAAACTGTTTCTGATATGTTCTTCCCCAGCCATTTCCTGGAGTCTCGATATACCTCTTCTGCAGGAAGTCCATTCTCTTCCATCCCCACCAACCCTTCTACACAACTTGGATCAAGAAATGCACCATGGAGGCCAATGTTCAAGCCTTCTGTTAATACCAGCCTACCCTCTTCCTCAAGATCAAATCTTTTCGATCCTCAGCCAAGTGTAGCCAGTCCTTTTTCTAGTAACCATACTTTTCCAACCTACACGATGACCCCGCAATTATCTTCTCCCATCGGATTCTCATCCACCCATCCTGACCGGGAAAACAACACGCCACCTCCTGCAACACGCTTCTCACTCTACGATGATCATGTAAGACCAAATATGCACAGGTAG
- the LOC115998660 gene encoding GABA transporter 1-like, protein MATIAPRSAGASPIDAENGVVVVGPKELDAGALFVLKSQGSWLHCGYHMTTAIVAPALLSLPFAFTFLGWVGGLISLTLAGMVTFYSYYLLSVVLEHHDRIGKRQLRFRDMAHHILGPGWGRYFVGPLQLTICYGAVVACILLGGQSLKFIYLVTTPNGSMQLYQFIIIFGCLTLVMAQLPSFHSLRHINLVSLVLCLAYCACTTTGSIDIGHSNKAPTRDYSVTGSGINRVFGIFNAVSIIATTYGNGIIPEIQATIAPPVTGKMLKGLLVCYSVVISTFFSVSISGYWAFGNQAQGSVLQNFMVDGKPLLPKWFLLMTNVFTLTQVSAVTLTYLQPSNVVLENKCADPKKDVLSIRNVVPRLIARSATVVIATTLAAMLPFFGDIMAIFGAFGCIPLDFILPMVFYNVTFKPSKKSLIFWGNTIIAVVSTVFSLIGAVSSVRQMVLDARTYRLFANM, encoded by the exons ATGGCTACAATTGCACCGCGGTCCGCCGGAGCATCGCCTATAGACGCCGAAAACGGCGTGGTCGTCGTTGGTCCGAAAGAGCTAGACGCCGGCGCTCTTTTCGTTCTAAAATCCCAAG gGTCATGGTTGCACTGCGGATACCATATGACGACGGCGATCGTGGCGCCGGCGCTGCTGAGCTTGCCGTTCGCTTTCACGTTTCTGGGATGGGTGGGAGGGCTGATTTCTCTCACCTTAGCCGGGATGGTCACTTTCTATTCCTACTACCTTTTGTCCGTAGTTTTGGAACACCATGATCGTATTGGGAAACGCCAACTTCGCTTCCGTGACATGGCTCATCACATCTTAG GGCCAGGATGGGGCAGGTATTTTGTTGGCCCTCTGCAGTTGACTATATGCTATGGTGCTGTAGTTGCATGCATACTCTTAGGTGGACAATCTCTCAAG TTCATTTACTTGGTGACTACACCAAATGGAAGCATGCAGCTTTACCAATTTATCATCATCTTTGGATGCCTAACACTAGTGATGGCACAATTGCCATCTTTCCACTCCCTCAGGCACATCAATCTTGTGTCTTTGGTTCTCTGTCTTGCTTATTGCGCTTGCACAACCACCGGCTCCATTGATATTG GGCATTCCAATAAGGCGCCGACAAGAGACTACTCCGTTACTGGTTCTGGAATTAACCGTGTTTTTGGGATCTTTAATGCTGTTTCTATCATTGCTACAACTTATGGCAACGGAATTATCCCTGAAATACAG GCAACCATAGCACCTCCAGTAACAGGAAAAATGTTAAAAGGGTTATTGGTATGCTACTCTGTTGTGATCTCTACATTTTTTAGTGTCTCAATTTCTGGGTATTGGGCATTCGGAAACCAAGCTCAAGGATCAGTGCTCCAAAACTTCATGGTTGATGGAAAGCCTCTGCTCCCCAAGTGGTTCCTTTTGATGACTAATGTCTTCACCTTAACGCAAGTATCAGCTGTAACATTG ACATATTTGCAACCGTCAAATGTAGTTCTAGAGAATAAATGTGCGGATCCGAAGAAGGATGTGTTGTCAATTCGCAATGTTGTGCCACGATTAATAGCCCGGTCAGCGACAGTGGTGATAGCGACGACGTTGGCTGCAATGTTACCTTTCTTCGGGGACATCATGGCAATATTCGGGGCGTTTGGTTGCATTCCTTTAGACTTTATTTTGCCTATGGTTTTCTACAATGTTACATTCAAGCCTTCTAAGAAAAGCTTAATATTCTGGGGAAACACCATTATTGCAGTTGTCTCCACGGTATTTTCATTGATCGGGGCAGTATCATCAGTGAGACAAATGGTTCTTGATGCTAGGACATATCGTTTATTTGCAAACATGTAA